The nucleotide window CGCGCACCTATTCGGGGGCGCTCGCTGATCTCGCTGGTTACCACAGCGTCTTTCTTGTCGCGGCCCTCGCTTCGGCCATTCTCGCACTCATTGTCTGGCTACGCCTTCCAGCAGAGGCAGACAAACATGCAATTGCCTTTGTTGACATGTGGCGTGATGGTTTCCGTCTCTTGCAGAGGGAGCCGATCCTGCGTCTTCGCTCCTTCCTTGGGATGTTGAGTTTTGGCGCGTTTTCGATCTTCTGGACGACGATGGCCTTTGCGTTGTCAGCGCATCCCTATCACCTCAGTTCGGGCCTGATCGGGCTCTTTGGCTTCGCCGGGTTGGCAGGTGTGCTTTCAGCTCGTGTCGTCGGTGCCTTAGCGGATAGGGGACATACTGCATTCACGACGGTCGTCTCCTTTTCGCTCATTGCATTGTCGTACTTTGCCTTCTTCCTGACACACGATTCGATCGTGCTGTTCATCGTCTTGACGGCAACCCTTGACGCTGGCATCCAGGGTGCACAGCTGTCGAATCAGAGTCTGATCTATCAGCTCGCACCAGGAGCGCAAGGGCGCATCACGATGGTGTACATGGTCTTCTATTTCCTAGGCGGCGTGCTCGGCTCCAGTCTTGCCTCAATACTTTATGGGATCGGCGGTTGGGCAGATGTCACGATCGCTGGTACCATTGCTGGCGTGCTGGGCCTCGTGGTGTGGGGTGTGTTGGCGCTTCGCGAGCGCCGATGGATCCAAGCGATCGATCATGTGGATGTAACGAGTGGGATGGAGCGACAGAGTGAGTGATGCAGTACCGGGCGCGGAGCTTGCTTCGATCGGTCGTCGAGTCGAAGCTTTTATCTTTGACGCGCTGATCGTTTTCTTTGGTAGTTTGATAGTCGAGCTACTACTCGGAGGCATGGGTGGACTTGAAAACCCGATCTTCTCGGTTGTTCGCTTTGAGATGGGTCCGATTATTTACACCATCAACATCGTTCTTGTTGTTGGGTACTTCGTCGTGATGCGAATCATGGTCAACGGTCAGACGCTCGGAGCGCGTGCGGCGCACGTACGAGTGGTCTCCGCGGACGGCAATGAGCTTGAGACAGGAATTGTCCTCATTCGACTGGTCATCGCCTTTGTCTCGATGGCTGTGATATTCCTTGGCTATTTGCCAGCGCTCTTTGATCCGGAGCGACGGACGCTACAGGACCGTGTTGCTCGCACCATCGTCGTCCGGGAGTCTGCCACCGTCACCCCGTAGACCATTGCCCTGGTGATCATCAATACTGCATTCGCTCCTCGGTCCCAAACAGGCTGAAACCGTCGCGACAAGGAACAAGCGGTCTTTAGCAGAGCGTGATGCTCTGCTGGTGAGCAGGCAACGGCTCCAAGGAGATCAGCCCTTTGTGGGTGATGAGGACGAACCCAACCTATTCGGTGTAGCAGTTGAGCGAGTCAGTGAGAACAAGTGACATGGTTTGTTGATCACCCACTGAACGGCTTGGCTCTGATGCATGCTTGCCGTGTTTGCGCGGGTCGCTACCTCTGATAATCCCACTAACCACCCGCAGGTTACGCCTGTGCGATGGATAACTCTTTGTGGGTTTACCTGTGTCCTGGTTCGTCATCTAGGAAGGGGACGGTCGCTAAAATTGGGGCTCACCAGGCGATTCTATGCGTAGTGGAATGGAACGCATTCGATGAGAGGGTGCCTTCATCACTCACCCTCGTCTCGTGACCCTCCTTGCTGGCACGTGTACGCCGAGACATCAGAGCGCTTGCATCCAACGTCGCAGGGTCACTGTGTGTCTCCTCGGTCGCGACGATGCGGAAGAAATCGTCTTCTCTTGGCATCCAGATTCGTTGGCGGTTTCGAAGGACCAGTGTGATCGGTCTTCTACTGATGCCGGTTGCACCGAGACGAGGAGATGTCAATGAAAGTTCGCCGTGGTGGTTTGATGGCTAGTTTGGGAGTACTAAGTCTGGCTGGTCTCCTTGGGGTCGCGGTATCTTCTGGCAGCGTCGCTTTGCCAGCTACAAGTTTGACAAGTGCTTCGGTGACAACTGGAATGCCTGCGGTGGGCTATCACCTCGCTGGCGCTGACGGTGGTGTCTTCAACTTTGGCGCGTCGGGATTCTACGGTACTACCTACAGCGACGGCATTACCGGACTCACCGGATCACGGCCGCTTGCAGCTCCGATTGTCGGCGTGGTTGAAGACCCGATGGGCGGTGGATACTGGCTGGTCGGCAAGGACGGCGGAATCTTTAGCTTTGGCGATGCGAAGTTCTACGGCAACACCTACTCCGATGGCCTCACCGGTCTGGGTGGGAAACACCCCCTCTCTGCCCCGATTGTT belongs to Ferrimicrobium sp. and includes:
- a CDS encoding MFS transporter, which encodes MTHKRIPTLLLAIVAGVGVANTYYLQPLLHIVSVALHLSGGNAGFLITVTQAGFVVGLGVLLPLGDRFDRRFLIVLSLLLAGLFDVGAGLVTGTIPLGVSLIGVGIFSVVAQLAVTYVAAAAPPEVRSSEIAKVMAGLLAGIVLARTYSGALADLAGYHSVFLVAALASAILALIVWLRLPAEADKHAIAFVDMWRDGFRLLQREPILRLRSFLGMLSFGAFSIFWTTMAFALSAHPYHLSSGLIGLFGFAGLAGVLSARVVGALADRGHTAFTTVVSFSLIALSYFAFFLTHDSIVLFIVLTATLDAGIQGAQLSNQSLIYQLAPGAQGRITMVYMVFYFLGGVLGSSLASILYGIGGWADVTIAGTIAGVLGLVVWGVLALRERRWIQAIDHVDVTSGMERQSE
- a CDS encoding RDD family protein, which codes for MSDAVPGAELASIGRRVEAFIFDALIVFFGSLIVELLLGGMGGLENPIFSVVRFEMGPIIYTINIVLVVGYFVVMRIMVNGQTLGARAAHVRVVSADGNELETGIVLIRLVIAFVSMAVIFLGYLPALFDPERRTLQDRVARTIVVRESATVTP